Part of the Candidatus Zixiibacteriota bacterium genome, AATGGGCTTATGTAGCCGCTACTTGGGATGGGACAACCACGCACATTTACATTAATGGGAAGGATGAAGGAAGCACTGTCAAAAACTACACGGGAACATTAACGCCAAACGAGCATCCTCTAATAATTGGTAGTAGAGACAATGGTTACAACGATTATTTCAACGGCACAATTGATGAAGTGAAAATATACAACAGAGCACTTTCAGGGGATGAAATAAGAGAAGAATATGAAAGGGTAACCTTAGCCGCTTACTGGAAATTTGACGAAGGCACTGGTAATATTGCTCATGATTCCAGCGCATTTGGAAATAATGGAACCCTAATGAATGACCCGACCTGGGTGGTTGGATTGCCACTCTTGGGCAAAGCATTGGAGTTTGATGGTGTAGATGATTATGTTATGATTCCTGATTCGCCCAGTCTGGATATTAATGGTCCTGGTATTACATTTATGACTTGGATATATTCTCCGGGATTTCAAGACTTTGGCTGGATAATGGGTAAAGGCGATTCGGACTGGGGCAAAATGGTGTGGTGGTTATTGCCCGAATCAGATGGTGCTATAAGGTATGGCATTAAATCTGGCAGCACTACACACGAACAATTGGATATTCCTGTTGGTTTAACTACCAATATCTGGCAACACGTGGCTGTGGTCTACGATGGGTCCTACATGCGTTTCTATCTGAATGCAGTGGAAAAAGATTCTTTCCCTAAAACCGGCAATATGGATGTAAATGATGTCCCAGTACTGATAGGTCTGGATGGATGGAACACAAATAATCATTACAGAGGTAAAATCGATGAAGTCAAAGTTTTCGGTCGTGCCCTTTCTACAGAAGAGATAAAAGCAGAATTTGAAGCCGGCTTTGCTCGTGGGGATGCTAATGCGGATGGAAAGAGAACAGTTTCTGATGTAGTTTATCTGATCAATTATCTATTTAAAGGAGGAACTTTTCCACAACCACTTCAGGCAGGGGATTGTAATTGTGATGGCAAATTAACTGTTTCCGATGTAGTCTATTTGATCAATTATCTTTTCAAAGGCGGGCCATCGCCAGTCTGCTAAAAAGCAGTTCGGAGTTTGTAGGTTTGAGGTTTAAAAAAAATAAATCGTAACGTCCGACAGAAACGTCGGACGCTACGACTGGAAAAACCAATTACCACATAAACGAGACAAAAAGGGGCACGGCACGCCGTGCCCCTACAAATACACAAAAATCTATTTAGTTGCGCTTTTGTTCAGCTCGTCCAGAATCTTGGCGGTTAAGTCCATATCCTCCTTGGCGTAGAGGACATTTCCTCCAGAGGAATCCAAAATCAAAGCATAGCCATCTCTGATCGCCACTAACTGAATCACTGCATTGATCTTGTCAATCAGCGGCTTGGAAAGCTCTCTTTCCCTTTTTGCCATTTCTCCTTCGGGTCCTAATACCCTGTTTGCAAACTCCTGATATGCTTTTTGCTTGGCTAAAATCTGCTGTTGTTTTTCTTGTCTTTTTGCCTCAGTCAGAAGAGCTCCCTGTTTATCCAGCTCTTCCTGCAAGGCAAGGATTTCCCTCTGCATGGTGCTGTCCTGGGTTCGCCACTGGGCTAACTGCCGGCTGAACTTCTCCTGGGCATCCGCAAATTCCTTATATTCGGATTTAAGTTTTTCCACGTCCACGTAACCTATTTTAGGCTGCTGAGCCTGAACTGCCCGGGTTAGGAGAGTCATTCCCAAAAACAAAAGCCCGAAAAGATACAACGACTTTTTCAACATCTAAATCCTCCTTTGTGCTCTGTAATATATGTTCTCCGCAATTAATTTACAAGAAAAGTTTTTTAAAAGTGTCCTTAGCGTCCTTTCCCACCAGGGTAATTATGGTATCGTTTTCCTTGAGGATAGTATCTCCTTTGGGAATGATTATCTGGTTTTCCCTTAAGGCTGCAATTATTATACAATTCTGAGGTAAGGTTAGTTTGGAGATCTTTTTGTCGATAAGAGTGGAATCTGAAGAAAGCTGGGTCTGGAAGATCTCCACCTCTCCACCCTTTAGAGCCAAAAGAGGAATGAACATCCCGGCATCGATCTTCTCCTCAATTAATGAGCCGATTATCCTGGTAGAGGAAACGGTCGCATCCACCCCCAGGCTCTGAAATATCTCTTCATTTTTTGGGTCATTTACCCGGGCAATGGTTCTGGGAATAAGGTATAGGATTTTTGCCATCTGGCAGATGACTAAATTATCCTGGTCCATTCCGGTAACCGCTACCAGCACGTCTGCCCGGTTAGCTCCCATATCCATCAATGTATCCAGCTCAGCCCCGTCTCCTAAGATAACCGATTCGCCAAATTCCTCTGAGAGTTTGCCGTATCTTGCCGGGTCTTTTTCCACCAGCAAAACCTCATGTTTCTCCGACATAATCAGCCGGGCAAGGCTATGCCCTACCTGACCACCACCAACTATAATCACGTACATTTTTATCTCTCCTCTATCTGAATTTCAACTAAGCTTTTTCGGACAAAAACTTTTCGATCTTTTTTGCGGTGTCTATAGTCGGGCAGATTATATTCAAGTCCAGTTCTTTAAAAGCCTCAGCCCTTTTCGGATCATAGACCCTCAAGAAAATCTTAGGGGTTTTGAATTTTTCCCGGACCAGTTGAACAGCCATAAGGTTGGTGTTGTCGTCGTTCGTCACCGCGATAAAAACCTCTGCTTTTTCTATCTCTGCCCT contains:
- a CDS encoding TrkA family potassium uptake protein, encoding MYVIIVGGGQVGHSLARLIMSEKHEVLLVEKDPARYGKLSEEFGESVILGDGAELDTLMDMGANRADVLVAVTGMDQDNLVICQMAKILYLIPRTIARVNDPKNEEIFQSLGVDATVSSTRIIGSLIEEKIDAGMFIPLLALKGGEVEIFQTQLSSDSTLIDKKISKLTLPQNCIIIAALRENQIIIPKGDTILKENDTIITLVGKDAKDTFKKLFL
- a CDS encoding OmpH family outer membrane protein: MLKKSLYLFGLLFLGMTLLTRAVQAQQPKIGYVDVEKLKSEYKEFADAQEKFSRQLAQWRTQDSTMQREILALQEELDKQGALLTEAKRQEKQQQILAKQKAYQEFANRVLGPEGEMAKRERELSKPLIDKINAVIQLVAIRDGYALILDSSGGNVLYAKEDMDLTAKILDELNKSATK
- a CDS encoding TrkA family potassium uptake protein encodes the protein MRVVILGCSRVGALLATELFSKGDEVSVIDQDPGSLKRLGRDFGGKAILGIGIDEGALKRAEIEKAEVFIAVTNDDNTNLMAVQLVREKFKTPKIFLRVYDPKRAEAFKELDLNIICPTIDTAKKIEKFLSEKA